A single genomic interval of Gossypium raimondii isolate GPD5lz chromosome 11, ASM2569854v1, whole genome shotgun sequence harbors:
- the LOC105804113 gene encoding protein BRICK 1 encodes MARAGGITNAVNVGIAVQADWENREFISHISLNVRRLFEFLLQFEATTKSKLASLNEKLDTLERRLELLEVQVGTASANPSLFST; translated from the exons ATGGCAAGAGCAGGAGGGATAACGAACGCCGTTAACGTAGGGATAGCAGTCCAAGCCGATTGGGAGAATCGCGAATTCATCTCTCACATTTCCCTCAATGTTCGTCGCCTCTTTGAATTTCTCCTCCAATTCG AGGCTACAACGAAGAGCAAATTAGCATCCTTGAACGAGAAACTGGACACCCTGGAACGTCGTTTGGAGCTTCTTGAAGTTCAAGTTGGAACTGCGTCCGCTAACCCTTCTCTTTTCAGTACGTGA